CTCATTTTGATAGATGTTCGCGAGCCCGAAGAATATCAAGCCGCATCAATAGATCGTGCAGTAAATTTTCCACGAGGAATGTTAGAGATGAAAATTGCTCAACACCCTGTGGTCAATCACCACTGTGACCTTGAACTGGCTTTAAAGGAATTATCAGAGAAAAATATTTATTTGATTTGTGGTACAGGAGCTCGTTCCTCTTTGGCCACGCTCGCTCTGCAAAATATGGGGTTTATGAAACTTTATTCAGTTCAAGGAGGAATGCAAGCCTGGATTGCAGCAGGTTTACCCACTATTTCATATTTAAACTAACGTCTCTACAGCATTAAATAAACATAGCCATATTGATTCGTGAGGTTTGATTATCACTTTTCCTCTAAAAGTCTAGATTTCTCACTGTCTAACAGTTGTGCACTTATTTTATTCAGCTTGAGTAGCGATCTTAAGATTCAGCTCATCTACATTTGATTAAATTTTTGCATGGAAAGATAGATTCTTTGTTTTGAGGAGAGAAAGATGCAAGCATGCAAACAGGTGATTTTAGCCATGAGTTTAGGCCTGACCTCGATGATGGCGCTAGCGGATCAACACCATTCCCCTGCCAACACGATAACAACTGTCAAACAGGCATTCACTGCAAATAATGATACTCCAGTACGTTTGACGGGTTATATCGTTAAAGCGATGGGTGATGAAAAATATCAATTCCGTGATGATACGGGTTTGATCACGGTTGATATTGATATTGATAAATTGCAGGGTCAGTCACTTTCAGCAAAAAATAAAATTACGATCCATGGTGAAGTCGACATTGATCATAAGCCACGTAAGCAGGTGGAAATTGAGGTAGATCAGATCAAATTCTAAGGATTAAGTCTTTAAAAACCACATATTTTTTATGTGGTTTTTATTTCTTTTTTCTGAGGCTCAACTATAGTCAAATAAATGACCTCATGACTGAGTAAGCGAATGCGTATTTTACTTGCAGAAGATGATCATTCTCAGGCTGAAAGCATTAAAACCTGGCTTGAAATGGATGGTTATAATGTAGATTGGGTTGAGCGCGGAGACCATGCGCTGTTGGCGATTGAGCAGCACAGCTATGATTGTATATTACTTGATCGTGGTTTACCCAAAACCACGGGTGATGAGATTTTAACAGCCTTAAGGACAAAAGAATTCGCCACCCCTGTCATTTTTCTGACCGCACGTGACAGTATTAATGACCGCGTCGAAGGTCTAGATTTGGGTGCAAATGATTATCTGATTAAACCTTTTAGCTTAGAAGAGCTATCCGCACGAGTCCGTACACAATTGCGCCGTCAGCAAAGCAACACTGGACAGCAACTGAGTTTTGCGAATTTAAGATTGGATCCACACGCTAAAACTCTGATGAAAGATAAGGACGTCATCAACTTAACGTCTAAAGAGTTTCAGATTTTATATAAACTCATGCAAAAGCCAGATCATGTCATCACCCGAGATCAACTAGAGGAATCGTTATATGCTTGGGGAGATGAAATTGAAAGCAATGCCATTGAAGTCTTTATTTATCAATTACGCAAAAAAATAGGCAGTCAATATATTAAAACGATTCGTGGACTGGGTTATCGGATGAGTCAAAACTAAATGACAGCGGTTGTTTCATTACAAACGAAATTAATCAAGACTTCACTGCTCAGCTCAATTGTGGCTGGGATTTTGGCATTACTTATTTTCATCGGTATTTCCTGGTATCAAACCACGGAAACACAGGATGAAATCATGCATGAAGTGGCCGGTATGTTACTCATCAAAAGCATACAGTTGGGCACAGAACAATCTGTAGATGAATTAAGTGATGAGTTTGAGATCCAATACCGCCTGAGTTCACCAAACCAGTTGATAACACAATCCGAGCATTTCGAATTTGATACCCAGCAAACCACATGGAATTTGGGTTTTAACTCTACTTATGGTTTGGTCTGGCAGCAGCACCAATTATGGCGAACTTATCATGAAAATCGTCCAGAAGTCGGTATGAGCGTTCTGCTGGTACAACCGATGGGTGAACGTTTTCAGGTCGTTGGAAACAGTATCGCCGGTTATAGTTTGGTGCTGTTAGTCTTGTGGTTAATACAGTGGTTAATTTTACATTTTGCGATACGACGTCATTTTAGAACCTTGCAGCAACTATCCAATAATATTTCCTGTAAAGGGATCGAGGATTTATCACCGATTCAGACACCCTCGCCCGTTTTTAAAGAATTGCAACCGATCCTATTGCAATTAAATCAATTGCTCACACGCCTGAAAGATTCCTTGATTGCCGAGCAGCGCTTCACCGCAGATGCATCCCATGAATTACGTTCGCCGTTATCTGCCATTCAAATGCGTTTACAAGTTTTGAAACGTAAGTATCCTGAAATGGCACAGGATTTTATTCCTGTTCAGCAGGATGTTAGCCGTGGCGTGCAGGTGTTGGAGAATTTATTGCTTCTGGCCCGTTTGGACCCCGCCCATGCTGATCAGTTGCCTAGAACTGAGCTATTTCTTGACACCGTTTTTCAAGACGTGCTGCAAGCTTTACAGCCTTTTTCTCAACAAAAATTAGTGATGATCCAGGTCGATATAACTGCTGGATTATCTGTTCAGGTAAATGAGCAACTCTTTTTCACATGTATACGCAATCTTGTTGATAATGCTATTCGTTATGCAACACACCAAGGGCAAGTGCTGATCTATGCTGAACAGCAGGCGGATACCGTCGAAATCAGCATTGAAAATAGTGGTTCAGGAATCAGTGATGAGGTATTACAACGTTTAGGAGAACGTTTTTATCGGGCACTCGGGACACAGACTCAAGGATCTGGTTTGGGACTATCGATCTGTAAAAAAATTATTGAATTACATAAAGGCAAAATCAGCTTTGAACCCTCCAAGCTCGGTGGTCTGAAAGTTTCTCTTCGACTTCCCAACTTACTTGATCGTCAGGAG
This portion of the Acinetobacter sp. GSS19 genome encodes:
- a CDS encoding rhodanese-like domain-containing protein codes for the protein MKTPDQLISEAKNQIVEISVEKLYEEYLKHPDLILIDVREPEEYQAASIDRAVNFPRGMLEMKIAQHPVVNHHCDLELALKELSEKNIYLICGTGARSSLATLALQNMGFMKLYSVQGGMQAWIAAGLPTISYLN
- a CDS encoding NirD/YgiW/YdeI family stress tolerance protein, which gives rise to MQACKQVILAMSLGLTSMMALADQHHSPANTITTVKQAFTANNDTPVRLTGYIVKAMGDEKYQFRDDTGLITVDIDIDKLQGQSLSAKNKITIHGEVDIDHKPRKQVEIEVDQIKF
- a CDS encoding response regulator transcription factor, translated to MRILLAEDDHSQAESIKTWLEMDGYNVDWVERGDHALLAIEQHSYDCILLDRGLPKTTGDEILTALRTKEFATPVIFLTARDSINDRVEGLDLGANDYLIKPFSLEELSARVRTQLRRQQSNTGQQLSFANLRLDPHAKTLMKDKDVINLTSKEFQILYKLMQKPDHVITRDQLEESLYAWGDEIESNAIEVFIYQLRKKIGSQYIKTIRGLGYRMSQN
- a CDS encoding sensor histidine kinase yields the protein MTAVVSLQTKLIKTSLLSSIVAGILALLIFIGISWYQTTETQDEIMHEVAGMLLIKSIQLGTEQSVDELSDEFEIQYRLSSPNQLITQSEHFEFDTQQTTWNLGFNSTYGLVWQQHQLWRTYHENRPEVGMSVLLVQPMGERFQVVGNSIAGYSLVLLVLWLIQWLILHFAIRRHFRTLQQLSNNISCKGIEDLSPIQTPSPVFKELQPILLQLNQLLTRLKDSLIAEQRFTADASHELRSPLSAIQMRLQVLKRKYPEMAQDFIPVQQDVSRGVQVLENLLLLARLDPAHADQLPRTELFLDTVFQDVLQALQPFSQQKLVMIQVDITAGLSVQVNEQLFFTCIRNLVDNAIRYATHQGQVLIYAEQQADTVEISIENSGSGISDEVLQRLGERFYRALGTQTQGSGLGLSICKKIIELHKGKISFEPSKLGGLKVSLRLPNLLDRQETI